ACTACAAAATGAGCAACTAAATGGTTTTTcccctgtgtggattctcatgtgtttaaCCAAATCGCTAGGCGTACAGAAACTTgctttacaaactgagcaggtGTAGCATTTTTCTTCTGAATGAAGTCTCATGTGAGTCGTTAAGGACTTCTTCAGAAGGTATCTTTTACCACAAATTGAGCAACTAAATGGTTTCCCTCCTGTTTGGACTCCAGAGTGTTTCTGTCGATGTTTCTTGTGGCCAAAGCTTCCAGCACatccagaggagctaactgatGTGTTTCCAGTATTACATTCCACATCACTTACAGCTACTTCATTGTTTTGCAGAGGGATTAAAACTGACTGAGGTTCCCTAGTCTCCTCCCAGTctgcactgtcatcagtctcagatACAGAGGAGTCTGAAGTCTTGTCATGAGTATCTGGTTGTAAAGGACTATCTGGATCTgggttcctggctggttctggtcctccacagtcctctccatcagcttctgttctctctgcctctctgttctcAGTTTGGCTTccatgaagctgtgaggactgagttttctcttcatcatcttcttcactcttcacagggacagaagTGAACGGGAACTTGATATcggcctcctccagcccttgaagctgctttCCCTCCTGACTGGTCcagagttcctcctgttcctctttaatgtgtgggggctctgggtcctcctggtccagaccggagctccactcctgctgctcagggggaacctctGCTTTCACCACTGACAGCTGCTGGACGTCTGAGGAGAAAAATCAAATACATGCACACGGAGAAAACGGTTACAAAAGTAATTTCACATTGACAAGATCTTTTTACATAATCTGTagtatgttttatatattaatTATGTTTTGTGTTCATTTCTGGGTTATGCATTTACCTAAGGGAAATGAagtttaaaggggtggttcagaattttggacataggacctcatttccaaattagttatcagtggagacagtttaacacttttcatccagtccttccagttgcagagtttgctggtgctaggctagcgcaagtcaacagtatctgctagcctgccattaaaagcagTCTTACATACTCCatagtacacccgaggcaaataaattataacgccagactatcgaagtaaatgtctgttgataaaataatgttagaaataaaactacccttgaatctcaatgatcgcattacattttgagggactagtttctcagcagcggcggaattttactttgctctggttagtagtactgcgccataaagtaaacagagaagcgcactCCAGTCGGGAAACCTAGtagctgctggcttggacatcaagatACCAGCGgagactctactcaagtggaaaatgtgtagtgatcattttagaccagacgactttgacaaaccccgcaatctaaaggaccacaagtcactgacaacgaatgcTGTTCTATCCGTCTTTctagatgcaccaacagctacagatgaacaggtaataactttcGGTAGGCTgctctagctaataaagctagcccctttcataacgttagcctagctgctactgaccaatcagagaaggCTGTAACCGGTTGGATCCAGTATTCCAGCCTCTATCGCCGTAGCAGTCATTGTATCAGTGATAGTTCACCATATTACAAGTAGGTTGCCTCGCTGGCAGGATATATATCTATTTGTCCATTCTTGATTTCTTGTTTCAAGGCATTTGTGAACTGAAATCCTGTGTCAATGAGACTTTAAGTAAATCATTCTGTTAATAATATTACTGTTATTTCCTGCCTGTTAAATCCATAGCttttaggggtgcacgattcagaaaatgtcacgattcgattcaatatcaattttta
This is a stretch of genomic DNA from Sander vitreus isolate 19-12246 chromosome 12, sanVit1, whole genome shotgun sequence. It encodes these proteins:
- the LOC144526189 gene encoding uncharacterized protein LOC144526189, producing MSKLEFSSKENHRQQKLLDAVLNPEVRLHRADVQQLSVVKAEVPPEQQEWSSGLDQEDPEPPHIKEEQEELWTSQEGKQLQGLEEADIKFPFTSVPVKSEEDDEEKTQSSQLHGSQTENREAERTEADGEDCGGPEPARNPDPDSPLQPDTHDKTSDSSVSETDDSADWEETREPQSVLIPLQNNEVAVSDVECNTGNTSVSSSGCAGSFGHKKHRQKHSGVQTGGKPFSCSICGKRYLLKKSLTTHMRLHSEEKCYTCSVCKASFCTPSDLVKHMRIHTGEKPFSCSFCSKRFTQQGNLKQHLTVHVGEKPFSCSVCSKSFALKGNLKQHLTVHMGEKPFSCSVCDRRFSRLNHVKSHKCVGERCSLRQFVKY